In Xenorhabdus poinarii G6, the following are encoded in one genomic region:
- the lolB gene encoding lipoprotein insertase outer membrane protein LolB, with protein MKISAFFRLLPLSGVILTACTITQPPTGTGSPNTPQWHAREQQLTKLEHYQTRGSFAYLTNEKKVYARFFWQQYSPDNYKLQLLNPLGTTELELFVEPNYIQVTDNNGKKYLGDDPESFIYQLTKMNIPLNNLHSWIIGLPGSAKDFQLDANYRLKSVSDKKNGEVWHVNYQGYDTSLSPALPNRLELTQGKNRIKLKMDNWTIQ; from the coding sequence ATGAAAATATCTGCATTTTTTCGTTTACTTCCCCTCTCCGGTGTTATATTGACGGCCTGTACCATCACGCAGCCCCCCACCGGCACAGGATCGCCGAATACCCCACAATGGCATGCCCGTGAGCAACAATTGACAAAGCTGGAACATTACCAAACCCGAGGTTCTTTTGCGTATCTGACAAATGAAAAAAAGGTGTATGCCCGTTTTTTCTGGCAACAATATTCACCTGACAATTATAAATTGCAGCTACTCAACCCATTGGGTACGACAGAATTGGAACTCTTCGTCGAACCGAACTACATTCAGGTCACCGATAATAACGGGAAAAAATATCTCGGTGATGACCCTGAATCCTTCATCTACCAACTGACAAAGATGAATATTCCGCTAAATAATCTGCACAGCTGGATTATTGGCCTGCCCGGCAGCGCGAAAGATTTCCAGTTAGATGCCAATTATCGGCTTAAGTCCGTGAGTGACAAAAAAAACGGCGAAGTTTGGCACGTCAATTATCAGGGGTATGATACATCGCTCAGCCCGGCCTTACCCAATCGGCTGGAACTGACCCAGGGAAAAAACCGCATAAAATTAAAAATGGATAACTGGACGATTCAATAA
- the ispE gene encoding 4-(cytidine 5'-diphospho)-2-C-methyl-D-erythritol kinase codes for MTLTWPSPAKLNLFLYITGRRPDGYHELQTLFQFLDHGDDITVSPRQDNEIRLLTPVAGVAHDDNLIVRAARLLQDHVLKKRALQKQTLPNGHKHRENRQFGTEYLGADIHIDKRLPMGGGLGGGSSNAATILIALNYHWQVNLPDDELAQLGVCLGADVPVFVKGHAAFAEGIGEKLQPASPEEKWFLVAHPGIEISTPVIFSDPELKRNSPIRSLSALLQAPFENDCELIARKRFRKVEQLLLWLLEYAPSRLTGTGACVFGEFESEASARKVLNQAPEWMQGFVARGVNISPLHTFRSGIPMLLNQ; via the coding sequence ATGACTTTAACCTGGCCCTCTCCGGCAAAATTGAATTTATTTTTGTATATCACAGGACGAAGACCTGATGGTTACCATGAACTGCAAACACTCTTCCAATTTCTGGATCACGGCGATGACATCACTGTCTCACCGCGCCAGGATAATGAAATTCGCTTATTAACGCCGGTTGCCGGTGTCGCCCATGATGATAATTTGATCGTGCGAGCCGCCCGATTATTGCAGGATCATGTGTTAAAAAAACGCGCATTACAAAAACAAACTTTGCCGAACGGCCACAAACACCGTGAGAATCGCCAATTTGGTACTGAATACCTGGGCGCTGATATTCACATCGATAAACGCCTGCCAATGGGCGGCGGTTTGGGCGGCGGCTCTTCCAATGCGGCAACAATATTGATTGCCCTGAATTACCATTGGCAAGTCAATTTGCCTGATGATGAACTGGCGCAGCTTGGCGTCTGTCTTGGCGCTGATGTGCCCGTGTTTGTCAAAGGTCATGCGGCGTTTGCCGAAGGCATTGGGGAAAAACTTCAACCCGCCTCACCGGAAGAAAAATGGTTTCTGGTTGCCCATCCCGGCATTGAGATTTCAACGCCAGTCATTTTCAGCGATCCTGAATTAAAAAGAAATTCTCCGATTCGCTCGCTATCCGCATTATTACAGGCGCCATTCGAAAATGATTGTGAGCTAATCGCAAGAAAACGTTTTCGTAAGGTTGAACAGCTTCTTTTATGGCTGTTAGAATACGCACCGTCACGCCTGACCGGAACCGGTGCCTGTGTTTTCGGCGAATTTGAATCAGAAGCATCGGCCCGTAAGGTGTTAAATCAAGCCCCAGAGTGGATGCAGGGCTTTGTTGCGCGTGGTGTCAACATTTCTCCGTTGCATACATTCCGCTCTGGGATACCCATGTTATTGAACCAATAA
- the prs gene encoding ribose-phosphate diphosphokinase, protein MPDMKLFAGNATPELAQRVANRLYTSLGDAAVGRFSDGEVSVQINENVRGGDVFIIQSTCAPTNDNLMELVVMVDALRRASAGRITAVIPYFGYARQDRRVRSARVPITAKVVADFLSSVGVDRVLTVDLHAEQIQGFFDVPVDNVFGSPILLEDMLQKDLENPIVVSPDIGGVVRARAIAKLLNDTDMAIIDKRRPRANVSQVMHIIGDVAGRDCVLVDDMIDTGGTLCKAAEALKERGAKRVFAYATHPIFSGNAVENIKNSVIDEFIVCDTIPLSDEIKALNKVRTLTLSGMLAEAIRRISNEESISAMFEH, encoded by the coding sequence GTGCCCGATATGAAGCTTTTTGCTGGTAATGCCACACCTGAACTAGCGCAACGTGTTGCCAACCGCCTGTACACTAGCCTGGGAGACGCCGCCGTTGGTCGTTTTAGCGACGGTGAAGTCAGTGTTCAAATCAATGAAAATGTACGCGGTGGGGATGTATTCATCATCCAGTCTACCTGTGCGCCAACCAATGATAACCTGATGGAATTAGTGGTTATGGTTGATGCACTACGTCGTGCTTCCGCCGGTCGTATTACCGCTGTTATTCCTTATTTCGGTTATGCTCGCCAGGATCGCCGTGTCCGTTCAGCACGTGTTCCTATCACCGCCAAAGTTGTCGCAGATTTTCTGTCCAGTGTGGGTGTAGACCGTGTTCTCACCGTTGACCTCCATGCCGAACAGATCCAGGGTTTCTTTGATGTACCGGTTGATAATGTATTTGGTAGCCCAATTCTGCTGGAAGATATGCTCCAGAAAGATCTGGAAAACCCGATTGTTGTCTCGCCAGACATTGGGGGGGTTGTTCGTGCTCGTGCAATCGCTAAGCTGCTGAACGATACTGATATGGCTATCATTGATAAACGTCGTCCACGTGCAAACGTTTCTCAAGTGATGCATATCATCGGTGACGTGGCTGGCCGTGATTGCGTTCTGGTTGACGACATGATCGATACCGGTGGCACCTTGTGCAAGGCGGCTGAGGCATTGAAAGAGCGCGGGGCGAAGCGGGTATTTGCTTATGCAACTCACCCTATCTTCTCCGGCAATGCAGTGGAAAACATCAAGAACTCAGTGATCGATGAATTTATTGTTTGTGACACCATTCCTCTGTCTGATGAGATTAAGGCATTGAATAAAGTTCGTACTTTAACCCTGTCTGGTATGCTGGCTGAAGCAATTCGCCGTATCAGCAATGAAGAGTCTATCTCTGCGATGTTCGAACACTAA
- a CDS encoding autotransporter domain-containing esterase — translation MKKAFLFTPALLALSINAISHAHAHSYDTVYVFGDSLSDNGNVHKGKKYTTDNDTLYDEYFTQQLTGRNLIPSNEKGGTNYAQGGATALKISRQDPTLNAFNPNTKEQIERYLNTHKRADSNGIYIHWVGGNDLAEALIVGQKDPVKAGAIVYTSAHEAARQINELVEKGAGLIIAPTVPDVGTTPKLLETVIDSALQKAKMSEADIKDTLQTIHTEINQAIIPNGTYRDLGIKQVFHALAQKAKEKNPDASAEQIEDMLNSEYAKVSQSASALTDKYNTLLDEAISQKNGNILRADINSLLSEVIANPLIYGIQNTLGYACGQGEGAENCSKNDANFTKDKEFLFSDNFHPTPLGHKIMGQYITSIYRAPSQVMALNQVNRASVNSALSSLDGHLQQLRNGGNAQGKMGIFGGYAGSQNKTLTLGSDYQLLDNLLLGALYSHYKDERTPAANFTYEGRGHVLTAYTLWNYYHNGWLNGDIHYSRTHYDSLTRSIQLGNANRRETGSTTGHQWGARLTAGWDIPLTDYLTTSPIVQYAWSKGKIDGYREAGDNNTAMHFSHQDYTSKIGTLGWRVDTNLGRFNPYASVQVNHQFGDTHYKLHSAINSAKASFVTESGKQSTNWRQYTVGVNANLFNNLCGFAAVTRNEGQTQSPNYNFNVGLNATF, via the coding sequence ATGAAAAAGGCATTTTTATTTACACCAGCACTGTTAGCACTTTCAATCAATGCCATTTCTCATGCCCATGCGCATTCTTATGACACTGTTTATGTCTTCGGTGATAGCCTGAGTGATAATGGCAATGTGCATAAAGGGAAAAAATACACTACCGATAACGATACACTCTATGACGAATATTTTACTCAGCAGCTCACGGGGAGGAATTTAATCCCATCCAATGAAAAAGGTGGAACTAATTACGCACAAGGGGGTGCCACAGCGCTAAAAATATCACGCCAAGATCCTACCTTGAATGCGTTTAATCCCAATACAAAAGAACAAATTGAACGTTATCTCAATACCCATAAACGTGCCGATTCCAACGGGATCTATATTCATTGGGTGGGTGGCAATGATCTTGCTGAGGCTTTAATAGTGGGGCAAAAAGATCCTGTAAAGGCGGGGGCAATTGTCTATACCAGTGCTCACGAAGCCGCCAGACAAATCAATGAATTAGTTGAAAAAGGCGCTGGGCTGATTATTGCGCCGACGGTGCCTGATGTGGGCACGACACCAAAATTGCTGGAAACCGTCATTGATAGTGCTTTACAAAAAGCCAAAATGTCAGAAGCAGATATTAAAGATACCTTACAAACAATCCATACAGAGATTAACCAAGCGATTATTCCAAATGGCACTTACCGTGATCTGGGCATTAAACAGGTTTTTCATGCGCTAGCCCAAAAAGCAAAAGAAAAAAATCCTGACGCCTCAGCGGAACAAATTGAGGACATGCTCAACAGCGAATACGCGAAAGTCAGTCAGAGTGCTTCCGCCCTCACGGATAAATATAACACCCTGCTTGATGAAGCCATCAGCCAAAAAAACGGCAATATCCTGCGGGCTGATATCAACAGTCTGCTGAGTGAAGTGATTGCTAATCCGCTGATTTATGGCATTCAAAATACATTAGGGTATGCCTGCGGGCAAGGTGAAGGCGCAGAAAACTGTTCCAAAAATGACGCCAATTTTACCAAAGACAAAGAATTTTTATTCTCTGATAATTTCCACCCAACGCCGTTGGGGCACAAAATAATGGGTCAATACATAACCTCTATCTATCGTGCTCCATCACAGGTCATGGCCCTGAACCAGGTTAACCGTGCATCAGTTAACAGTGCCCTCTCCTCCCTGGACGGCCATCTCCAACAACTGCGCAATGGGGGCAATGCTCAGGGCAAAATGGGTATCTTTGGTGGCTACGCGGGCAGCCAGAATAAAACGCTGACACTGGGTAGCGATTACCAGTTACTGGATAATCTGCTGTTGGGAGCCCTGTATTCTCACTATAAAGATGAGCGCACCCCGGCGGCGAATTTCACTTATGAAGGGCGCGGTCATGTTCTGACGGCATACACATTGTGGAACTATTATCACAACGGCTGGCTAAACGGTGACATTCATTATTCACGTACTCATTATGACAGCCTGACCCGTTCCATCCAGCTCGGTAACGCTAACCGCAGAGAAACCGGTTCGACCACCGGCCATCAGTGGGGAGCTCGGCTGACCGCCGGTTGGGATATCCCGCTCACTGACTATCTGACAACCAGCCCAATCGTCCAGTATGCCTGGAGCAAAGGTAAAATCGATGGTTACCGTGAAGCCGGCGACAATAACACTGCCATGCATTTTAGTCATCAAGACTATACCTCTAAAATTGGTACACTGGGCTGGCGCGTCGATACCAACCTGGGTCGCTTCAATCCTTATGCCTCTGTTCAGGTTAACCACCAATTTGGCGACACACACTATAAACTGCACAGTGCCATTAATTCGGCCAAAGCCTCTTTTGTAACAGAAAGTGGCAAACAGAGCACCAACTGGCGTCAATATACCGTCGGGGTGAACGCGAACCTGTTCAATAACCTGTGTGGATTTGCCGCCGTCACCCGCAATGAAGGTCAGACTCAAAGTCCTAACTACAATTTTAATGTTGGTCTCAATGCAACGTTCTAA
- a CDS encoding autotransporter domain-containing esterase: protein MKKVLFLVSATTALLMNAIPNTYAYDTVYVFGDSLSDGGNKGRFTTDGKDAELYDEYITRKLTNKKLIPSKNGGTNYAEGGATANGAYDPSWDTFVRSTQQQLDDYLKTHDEKADPNGVYLYWIGGNNISRALEESAKDNTETVQRLINGGSASAASQINRLLKDGAGLVIVPDVPDVSITPKVFESVINAALQQGQISQEQISLILQKVHAAINYYPTPNNAIRNQIIDGVLKGIANKASPEDQQKAKEIYTQLHDAYDKTRKTATQFSDQYNQLEESQLDDGNILRANTSLLLQEIIENPTIYGITNTLGYACPQDKSVIACSSSDPNFDKSQTFLFSDYLHPTPYAHHVIGQYIMSIYNAPLQVMALNPINRIPVKMALSSLYGHLQQSRTSHHEPGKVNLFGGYSGSHNTTLTLGSDYQLTDNWLLGTTISRYRNEQNATPNFNYAATGHVITAYTQWDYGNNGWLSGDLHYSLTHYDNLSRTIQLGQATRREEGSTTGKQWGWRVVAGWNIPVTHYLTTSPIIQYSWDKGNVDGYHEAGFSSTAMHFSDQHYRSSVGSVGWRVDTQLGSINPYASVLFKHQFNNGHDVLNSAINTTTTHFVQQKDEHDKDHLQYTVGVNANLTSNLHAFAAVSHEKNNNTPNHDYYFNLGLSARF from the coding sequence ATGAAGAAAGTTCTCTTTTTAGTGTCAGCGACTACTGCTCTATTAATGAACGCCATTCCCAATACTTACGCCTATGATACCGTCTATGTTTTTGGTGATAGTTTGAGCGATGGTGGGAATAAAGGCAGATTCACAACCGACGGAAAAGACGCTGAATTATACGATGAATATATAACGCGAAAACTCACGAACAAAAAACTCATTCCTTCTAAAAATGGCGGAACGAATTACGCCGAAGGGGGCGCGACCGCGAATGGCGCCTATGATCCCTCTTGGGATACCTTTGTGCGTTCGACACAACAACAGCTTGATGACTATTTAAAAACACACGATGAAAAGGCCGATCCTAATGGTGTCTACCTCTATTGGATCGGTGGGAATAATATTTCCAGGGCGCTGGAAGAATCCGCGAAAGACAATACAGAAACTGTCCAACGTTTAATTAATGGCGGTTCGGCCTCCGCAGCATCACAAATCAATCGGCTGCTTAAAGATGGCGCTGGGTTGGTCATTGTGCCTGACGTGCCGGATGTTAGCATAACCCCTAAAGTTTTCGAATCGGTGATTAACGCGGCGTTACAGCAAGGTCAAATCTCTCAGGAACAAATTTCGCTCATTCTGCAAAAAGTGCATGCAGCCATTAACTATTATCCGACCCCCAATAACGCAATTCGCAATCAAATTATCGACGGTGTTTTAAAAGGCATTGCTAACAAAGCATCGCCTGAGGATCAACAAAAGGCGAAAGAAATTTACACCCAATTGCATGATGCCTACGATAAGACCCGCAAAACGGCGACTCAATTTTCTGACCAATATAATCAATTAGAAGAAAGTCAACTTGATGATGGCAATATTCTTCGTGCCAACACCTCGCTGCTATTACAGGAAATAATTGAAAATCCGACTATTTATGGTATCACCAATACGCTAGGTTATGCCTGCCCGCAAGATAAATCGGTTATTGCTTGCTCTTCTTCCGATCCCAACTTTGATAAAAGCCAGACGTTTTTGTTTTCCGATTACTTGCATCCAACACCTTATGCACATCATGTGATCGGCCAGTACATTATGTCGATCTATAACGCGCCATTACAGGTGATGGCATTAAACCCTATCAATCGCATTCCGGTTAAAATGGCACTATCCTCCCTTTATGGCCACTTGCAACAATCGCGTACTAGTCATCACGAGCCAGGCAAAGTTAACCTATTTGGAGGTTACAGCGGCAGCCACAATACCACTCTAACCTTGGGCAGTGATTATCAATTGACGGATAATTGGTTATTAGGCACAACGATTTCACGTTACAGGAATGAACAAAATGCAACACCCAATTTCAATTATGCCGCGACAGGTCATGTCATCACCGCTTATACACAATGGGACTACGGGAATAACGGCTGGCTGAGCGGTGATCTCCATTATTCACTGACGCATTACGACAATCTCTCACGCACCATTCAGCTCGGTCAGGCAACACGTCGGGAGGAAGGTTCAACAACCGGTAAACAATGGGGCTGGCGTGTGGTGGCCGGCTGGAATATCCCTGTCACCCATTATCTGACGACCAGCCCGATCATCCAGTACAGCTGGGACAAAGGAAACGTTGATGGCTATCATGAAGCCGGTTTCAGCAGTACCGCGATGCATTTTAGCGACCAACACTATCGTTCCAGCGTTGGTTCAGTCGGCTGGCGGGTAGATACACAATTGGGAAGCATCAATCCTTATGCTTCTGTCTTGTTTAAGCATCAATTCAATAATGGACACGATGTGCTTAACAGCGCCATCAACACCACCACCACACATTTTGTTCAACAAAAAGACGAACACGATAAGGATCACCTTCAATATACCGTCGGCGTTAATGCCAATCTGACCAGTAATCTTCATGCATTTGCCGCTGTATCACATGAAAAAAATAATAATACCCCCAATCACGATTATTACTTCAATTTGGGGCTGAGTGCCAGATTTTGA
- the ychH gene encoding stress-induced protein YchH: MTRKKAFILGNILMGMGMAAMLISLSYVLFSHIFGYGDSEFLAGSALIGLFMGAFIWLVGASIGGRERVTDKYWWLKNYDERYRRKKHQHL, from the coding sequence ATGACGCGTAAAAAAGCGTTTATTCTCGGTAATATTCTCATGGGAATGGGCATGGCGGCAATGCTGATTAGCCTGAGTTATGTATTATTTAGTCATATTTTTGGTTATGGTGACTCTGAATTTCTCGCCGGCAGCGCATTAATCGGGTTGTTCATGGGCGCATTTATTTGGTTGGTTGGCGCCAGTATCGGTGGCCGGGAACGGGTGACAGATAAATATTGGTGGCTGAAAAATTATGATGAACGTTATCGTCGTAAAAAACACCAGCATCTGTGA
- the pth gene encoding aminoacyl-tRNA hydrolase, which produces MSNIKLIVGLANPGAEYAQTRHNAGAWFVDLLAQRYHQPLKEESKFFGYTARINVNGQDIRLLVPTTFMNLSGKAVLALAGFYRIQPDEILVVHDELDLPPGVAKMKLGGSHGGHNGLKDIQNKFGNNPNFHRLRIGIGHPGDKNKVVGFVLGKPPASEQKLIDDAIDEALRCTDILINEGMSKAINRLHAFKAST; this is translated from the coding sequence GTGAGTAACATAAAATTAATCGTTGGCCTGGCAAATCCTGGCGCCGAATATGCACAGACCAGGCATAATGCTGGCGCATGGTTTGTCGATTTGTTAGCACAACGCTACCACCAGCCCCTGAAAGAAGAGAGTAAATTTTTTGGCTATACCGCCCGTATCAATGTGAATGGGCAGGATATCCGTTTACTGGTGCCAACCACTTTTATGAATCTCAGCGGCAAAGCTGTTCTTGCCCTGGCTGGATTTTATCGCATTCAACCGGATGAAATTTTGGTTGTTCATGATGAGCTGGATTTGCCACCCGGTGTGGCAAAAATGAAACTGGGCGGCAGTCATGGCGGCCATAATGGCCTGAAAGACATTCAAAATAAATTCGGCAATAACCCTAATTTCCATCGTCTGCGTATCGGCATCGGCCATCCGGGCGACAAAAACAAAGTGGTGGGTTTCGTCCTGGGTAAACCCCCCGCCAGCGAACAAAAGCTCATTGATGATGCTATCGATGAAGCATTGCGCTGTACAGACATTCTGATTAATGAAGGAATGAGTAAGGCCATTAACCGTCTGCATGCCTTTAAAGCCAGTACCTGA
- the ychF gene encoding redox-regulated ATPase YchF — translation MGFKCGIVGLPNVGKSTLFNALTKAGIEAANFPFCTIEPNTGVVPMPDPRLDKLAEIVKPQRILPTTMEFVDIAGLVKGASKGEGLGNQFLTNIRETEAIGHVVRCFENDNIIHVAGQVDPAADIDTINTELALSDLDTCERAIHRVQKKAKGGDKEAKAELEVLEKCLPHLEQAGMLRALNLSAEEKAVIRYLSFLTLKPTMYIANVNEEGFENNPHLDIVRAIAEKEGSVVVPVCAAIEADIAELDDADRAEFMAELGLEEPGLNRVIRAGYQLLNLQTYFTAGVKEVRAWTIPVGATAPQAAGKIHTDFEKGFIRAQTIAFDDFITYKGEQGAKEAGKMRAEGKDYIVKDGDVLNFLFNV, via the coding sequence ATGGGATTCAAATGCGGTATCGTTGGCCTGCCTAACGTTGGGAAATCTACCTTATTCAATGCGCTGACCAAAGCAGGTATCGAAGCAGCAAACTTCCCGTTCTGCACCATCGAGCCAAACACCGGTGTTGTGCCGATGCCAGACCCCCGTCTCGACAAATTAGCTGAGATTGTAAAACCACAACGCATACTCCCAACCACAATGGAATTCGTGGATATTGCGGGTCTGGTTAAAGGCGCGTCAAAAGGGGAAGGTTTGGGTAATCAGTTCCTGACTAACATCCGTGAAACCGAAGCCATTGGCCATGTGGTACGCTGTTTTGAGAATGACAACATCATCCATGTTGCAGGCCAGGTTGACCCTGCTGCGGATATTGACACCATCAACACTGAGCTGGCACTGTCTGATTTGGATACCTGTGAACGCGCTATCCATCGTGTACAGAAAAAAGCCAAAGGTGGCGATAAAGAAGCGAAAGCAGAACTTGAAGTCCTGGAAAAATGCCTTCCTCATCTTGAACAAGCCGGCATGCTGCGCGCGTTAAATCTCAGCGCGGAAGAAAAAGCCGTGATTCGCTATCTGAGCTTCCTGACGTTAAAACCAACCATGTACATTGCCAACGTCAATGAAGAGGGTTTCGAAAATAACCCACACCTTGATATTGTGCGTGCCATTGCTGAAAAAGAAGGCTCTGTTGTTGTTCCGGTCTGTGCTGCCATCGAAGCCGATATCGCCGAACTGGACGATGCGGATCGCGCAGAGTTCATGGCAGAACTGGGGCTGGAAGAGCCGGGGTTAAACCGCGTTATTCGTGCCGGCTATCAACTGCTGAACCTGCAAACTTACTTCACGGCGGGGGTCAAAGAAGTGCGTGCCTGGACCATTCCGGTCGGCGCAACGGCGCCACAAGCGGCAGGTAAAATCCACACTGACTTTGAAAAAGGTTTTATTCGCGCTCAGACCATCGCATTTGATGATTTTATCACTTACAAAGGCGAGCAAGGTGCGAAAGAAGCCGGTAAAATGCGGGCCGA